A single region of the Bacillus cereus genome encodes:
- a CDS encoding DUF2304 domain-containing protein, with the protein MHIITFSFIFILLLFFLIINSIRRGALETKYAILWIFVCVAMAILSSTDKIINWIGKLLKVEYPPSILFLFGLLFCFILIFDLTRKISKLHHQLVTLTQDYALLKQKLKVAQTETDSE; encoded by the coding sequence ATGCATATAATTACCTTTTCATTCATCTTTATTTTGTTATTATTCTTCTTAATTATTAATTCTATCCGTCGCGGGGCTTTAGAAACAAAATATGCTATTTTGTGGATTTTTGTTTGTGTTGCAATGGCTATTTTAAGTTCTACTGATAAAATTATAAATTGGATTGGAAAACTATTAAAAGTAGAATATCCACCATCCATTTTATTCTTATTTGGATTATTATTCTGTTTCATCTTAATTTTTGACCTAACAAGAAAAATTTCTAAGCTACACCATCAACTTGTAACATTAACGCAAGATTATGCATTATTAAAGCAAAAATTAAAAGTAGCGCAAACTGAAACAGATAGCGAATAA
- a CDS encoding glycosyltransferase family 39 protein has protein sequence MLRRFTRKSNVILLGIIMIVGFALRFATLQTHGADLTIASDDIGYQKTATILLETGMLTYHEPDKPTIHIMPGFPAFLATVFYFFGNGNEGLFVAKLIIILLGVLSILLTYKIGTYLLNPAAGLIGAFLLAVYPPEIVMENLTLTEGPFLFFSLGLLYWSLKLADTHKTKHFLIVLIFYFLALYLRVQVALYPIPLFIYLLMKRYPFRIMMKQAIISIGIGLIVLGPWWARNYIQFDKFIPLTAGAGNPLLLGTYQGKGYPEGKNMAELEVELHAKYPNLEAHEFMELEEKIAKDRMKEWWKTDKNAMIESYLILKPEIMWKKPYYSIEHNIEVFNVSAKDMNEIHNFIKTMFLICTILSFIFLLKRWRETTFLWSILLLQTALTCFYAAYERYALPLIPFLFIIIGVGTVATVMKISKLLIRNK, from the coding sequence ATGTTAAGGCGATTTACTCGCAAATCTAATGTAATCCTTTTAGGGATTATTATGATAGTAGGTTTTGCGCTTCGTTTTGCAACTTTACAAACACATGGTGCAGATTTGACTATAGCTAGCGATGATATAGGTTATCAAAAAACGGCAACTATTTTATTGGAAACAGGAATGTTAACATATCATGAGCCGGATAAACCAACTATTCATATTATGCCAGGTTTTCCAGCGTTTTTAGCTACTGTATTTTACTTTTTTGGAAATGGAAATGAAGGCCTTTTTGTAGCTAAATTAATTATTATCCTATTAGGGGTACTTAGTATTTTACTAACTTATAAGATTGGTACTTATTTATTGAATCCCGCTGCAGGATTAATAGGTGCTTTCTTATTAGCTGTGTATCCTCCAGAGATTGTTATGGAAAATTTAACTTTAACAGAAGGACCGTTTCTATTCTTTTCATTGGGATTATTATATTGGAGCTTAAAATTAGCTGATACTCATAAAACGAAACATTTTCTAATTGTATTAATTTTCTACTTTTTAGCATTGTACTTACGCGTACAAGTCGCTTTATATCCAATACCATTATTTATATATCTCTTAATGAAACGCTATCCATTCCGCATTATGATGAAGCAAGCGATTATAAGTATAGGGATAGGACTTATCGTACTTGGACCATGGTGGGCCCGCAATTACATTCAATTTGATAAATTTATTCCACTAACTGCTGGGGCAGGGAATCCGTTATTACTTGGAACGTATCAAGGGAAAGGTTACCCAGAAGGTAAGAATATGGCAGAACTTGAAGTGGAATTACACGCAAAGTACCCTAACCTGGAAGCACATGAATTTATGGAATTAGAAGAAAAAATAGCGAAAGATAGAATGAAAGAATGGTGGAAAACAGATAAGAATGCCATGATAGAGAGTTATTTAATCTTGAAGCCAGAAATTATGTGGAAAAAACCGTATTATTCTATAGAGCATAATATTGAAGTATTCAATGTTTCTGCAAAGGATATGAATGAAATACATAATTTTATTAAGACGATGTTTTTAATATGTACAATACTTTCATTTATCTTCCTTTTAAAAAGGTGGAGAGAGACTACATTTTTATGGTCAATTCTTTTACTGCAAACAGCTTTAACATGTTTTTATGCCGCATATGAAAGATATGCATTACCATTAATCCCATTTTTATTTATTATAATTGGAGTAGGAACCGTGGCAACGGTTATGAAAATTAGTAAACTATTAATTAGAAACAAATAG
- a CDS encoding glycosyltransferase family 2 protein: MMEQKQLVSVVIPLYNTEKYIEETMQSILDQTYKNIEIVIVDDGSKDQSPSIVKNLAEKYPGQVKYVHQKNQGVSVARNTGIENASGEYVAFLDSDDLWHPTKIEKQIESMHKNNMDACYCGYMNFYEETSEKVEHTTNFIKGDMAKAFLTHQVVAQTSTWIFKRSIAMNHNIRFTPGCSWGEDLEFLFKLMSVTNVCYVDEYLTYYRILSEGNLSSKYKDYELKTTKELEVFNRMKDWVHNKSQDFITKDPQSLIEILEHYLFPYTVINNACIYIKENSQLDKSQVQLIKKDIKKYCRKIYSKNGKRSKKLYAMLWFVRIKFLFS, translated from the coding sequence ATGATGGAACAAAAACAACTTGTTTCTGTTGTCATACCCCTGTATAACACAGAAAAATATATTGAAGAAACGATGCAGTCAATACTGGATCAAACATATAAAAACATTGAAATTGTAATTGTAGATGATGGAAGTAAAGATCAATCACCTTCTATCGTAAAAAATCTTGCAGAAAAATATCCGGGTCAAGTAAAATACGTTCACCAAAAAAACCAAGGTGTTTCAGTAGCTCGTAATACAGGGATTGAAAATGCTAGCGGAGAATACGTCGCTTTCCTTGATAGTGATGACTTATGGCATCCAACTAAAATTGAGAAACAAATCGAGAGTATGCATAAAAACAACATGGACGCGTGCTATTGTGGTTATATGAATTTCTACGAAGAAACAAGCGAAAAGGTTGAGCATACAACAAACTTTATTAAAGGTGATATGGCAAAAGCATTCTTAACACACCAAGTTGTTGCTCAAACAAGTACTTGGATTTTCAAACGCTCTATCGCAATGAATCATAATATCCGTTTTACACCAGGATGTAGCTGGGGAGAAGACTTGGAGTTTTTATTTAAACTAATGAGTGTGACAAATGTATGCTATGTCGATGAATACTTAACATATTATAGAATCTTATCAGAAGGAAATCTTTCTTCTAAATATAAAGATTACGAATTAAAAACAACTAAAGAACTGGAAGTATTCAATCGTATGAAAGACTGGGTACATAATAAATCTCAAGACTTCATTACGAAAGACCCTCAGTCACTTATTGAGATTCTTGAGCATTATTTATTCCCTTATACGGTTATCAATAATGCTTGTATATACATTAAAGAGAACTCTCAATTAGATAAGTCCCAAGTTCAATTAATCAAAAAAGATATAAAGAAATATTGCCGTAAAATCTATTCAAAAAACGGAAAGCGTAGTAAAAAACTATATGCAATGCTTTGGTTTGTACGAATTAAATTTCTGTTTTCTTAA
- a CDS encoding oligosaccharide flippase family protein, translated as MKTNKILKNASYLFVGNITVRFVLAIATIFFARYVSPGEYGMFTTALAVSAVICYFTDAGLTHTFMREGTRSDANISVLISSYLRIRLVLAIVISVLFAIFAQFFYADAYLRAMVYWVVLPTMFGATLQGVGMAYFQVTERMQFTAIISVIQGVTAAAALLLGMSFKWSLMMVAAMYGISSLVTGVIAFIMVLRHTTVHKGWDKGILNQLLIFTINGIIIMLLPQLGPIILEKVSTYEQVGFFGAASKIPAVLYQIPGVIAAAFYPKLFAFGNENNIDEHRKLSLFELKLMSFLGMGISIPFIADPSFWIVTLLGEEYAPAGDALAILAFMVILQSINYPLADNLTTIGQQWKRATTMGIGLAVAIISYIALGSQFGMMGAAAAAIITEITLLIGFTLFVRKGFSLLFKGIIFNALAFIISYAIYRTALINLPPLIALILTGILYGIIGLAIDPQIRGLILGFINKKLARK; from the coding sequence ATGAAAACAAATAAAATCCTTAAAAACGCCTCCTACCTCTTTGTAGGAAATATTACTGTTCGATTTGTACTTGCTATTGCGACGATTTTCTTTGCAAGATATGTTTCACCAGGTGAGTATGGTATGTTTACAACTGCATTAGCGGTTTCCGCTGTTATTTGTTATTTTACAGATGCAGGTTTAACACATACGTTTATGCGTGAAGGAACGAGAAGTGATGCTAACATTAGTGTGCTAATCAGCAGTTATTTACGCATTCGTTTAGTATTAGCTATCGTAATTTCCGTACTCTTCGCTATTTTTGCTCAGTTCTTCTATGCTGATGCTTACTTACGTGCCATGGTATATTGGGTTGTATTACCGACCATGTTTGGAGCAACTTTACAAGGTGTTGGAATGGCTTATTTCCAAGTAACAGAACGTATGCAATTCACAGCGATTATTTCTGTAATACAAGGTGTCACAGCTGCAGCTGCGCTTCTACTAGGAATGTCATTTAAATGGTCACTTATGATGGTCGCTGCCATGTACGGAATATCTAGTCTTGTAACAGGAGTCATCGCCTTTATAATGGTACTCCGCCATACAACAGTTCATAAAGGCTGGGACAAAGGTATTTTAAATCAATTGCTGATTTTCACAATCAATGGCATTATCATTATGCTCTTACCACAGTTAGGGCCTATTATATTAGAAAAAGTTTCAACGTATGAGCAAGTTGGATTCTTTGGCGCTGCATCGAAAATACCCGCTGTACTTTATCAAATACCAGGTGTAATTGCAGCAGCCTTTTATCCAAAGTTATTTGCTTTTGGAAATGAAAACAATATTGATGAACATAGAAAACTATCTCTGTTTGAATTAAAGCTTATGTCTTTCTTAGGAATGGGAATTTCTATCCCATTTATCGCTGATCCAAGCTTTTGGATTGTTACTTTATTAGGTGAAGAGTATGCACCAGCTGGTGATGCCCTTGCAATTTTAGCCTTTATGGTTATTTTACAATCTATCAACTATCCACTTGCTGATAATTTAACGACAATTGGTCAACAGTGGAAGCGTGCGACAACGATGGGAATTGGATTAGCTGTCGCTATCATAAGTTACATCGCATTAGGCAGCCAATTTGGAATGATGGGCGCTGCGGCAGCTGCGATCATTACCGAGATTACATTATTAATCGGATTTACTTTATTCGTTCGTAAAGGTTTTTCATTACTATTCAAAGGAATAATATTCAATGCACTAGCGTTTATAATCAGTTACGCAATATACCGTACAGCATTAATTAACTTACCGCCACTAATAGCTTTAATACTTACTGGTATATTGTACGGTATTATCGGTCTTGCCATTGACCCACAAATACGTGGATTGATTTTAGGATTTATAAATAAAAAGCTGGCTCGAAAGTAA
- a CDS encoding YfhO family protein produces MTSEVNKRTFFTKSTLIIIPLLIICAFAFHYFFLKSDSVFSSTGDALSQFSFFTFLLQHAFKDGNLFWSWDYGLGGDLFGEFSYYYSTAPFFWLTLLLPKLNFDQIFEMKLYMSILKSTLAMLFMYGSLRYHNKTIFSSFISAIIYGGCVTFIRHSLLWDFMADAIVFLPLVIWGLDKYILERKKGLFLFATALMLASNFYFAFITSIFIYIYAFFQYFATQQNKTIKTFITYYIRIAFLYSLSLGLAAVCFIPSVNGVFSSDRLATKFTIPLFFEDTFYKNLMESIFFINNTEDYQLAFPVFILFLITSALLIRNKLVTNKLLFTGFMLVLYMLPYTYSVFNGFSAMQYRWFYLFAFVVAQTVAYILDWMLLNKKKVNSLIGPLLATALFIYAFYRKVNINGQPLETIDKILIGTTALSIITILLWRYLSKVALQCFIILNVLVNVICINYVYSDIALSKHFNQAGVTKESLHGPGLDNKDEIDAIRYIQNQDKDFYRIINPNNNYKNTPMLQGYHGTSTYQSLVNYHVHDFMKNKYNVFQGYDSPSMFFQLDKRLFLENMLGVKYYVLSEGANKTDIPYGYKYVQQVGPYNIYKNEYALPLGYVYEAGISDEEFSKLNFAEKDQLLLDAVVVDNVGSLPLKQFNTKQLDSKQIKINPNKIKWENIEKDKDILTVHENGRIIVPVDNNDMLGDLLVEIKIRNINKESFGVTVNDKSMIKGNEDGAYAYPLERFVYNLGKDAKPTELIISIPTPGQYELKDLQVNSTNYKTVPKKVSTLKENSLQNIYYKGNYLKGNINSTKDGLLYLSVPYSKGWSIKVDGKETEFTKANSAFIGVPISKGQHVVEMKYVTPYFKMGLVISIISFIICISLLVLGDKDRYTKFKNRFKKS; encoded by the coding sequence ATGACTTCAGAGGTAAATAAAAGGACATTTTTTACTAAAAGCACACTTATTATCATTCCATTATTAATAATATGTGCATTTGCTTTTCATTACTTTTTCTTAAAATCAGACAGTGTATTTTCTAGTACGGGAGATGCATTATCACAATTCAGCTTCTTTACATTCCTTTTACAACATGCATTTAAAGATGGGAATTTATTTTGGTCTTGGGATTATGGCTTAGGTGGAGATTTATTCGGGGAATTTAGTTATTACTATAGTACAGCACCATTTTTCTGGCTTACGCTTCTACTTCCCAAACTAAATTTTGACCAAATCTTTGAGATGAAGCTATATATGAGTATTTTAAAAAGTACATTAGCGATGTTATTCATGTATGGTTCTTTACGTTATCATAATAAAACTATTTTTTCTTCTTTCATTTCTGCCATTATATATGGAGGATGCGTGACTTTTATTCGCCATTCTTTATTATGGGATTTCATGGCAGATGCTATAGTGTTTTTACCTTTAGTAATATGGGGATTAGATAAATATATTTTAGAGCGAAAAAAGGGATTATTCCTGTTTGCAACAGCACTTATGCTTGCATCAAATTTCTATTTCGCTTTCATTACTAGTATTTTCATCTATATTTATGCCTTTTTCCAATATTTCGCTACACAGCAGAATAAAACAATTAAAACATTTATAACTTATTATATTAGAATTGCTTTCCTATATTCTTTATCACTAGGTTTAGCCGCTGTTTGCTTTATACCATCTGTAAATGGGGTATTTAGTTCAGATCGACTAGCTACAAAATTTACTATTCCATTATTTTTTGAAGATACGTTTTATAAAAACTTAATGGAAAGTATCTTTTTCATTAATAATACAGAGGATTATCAGCTCGCATTCCCAGTTTTCATCCTCTTCCTTATTACAAGTGCGCTTCTAATACGCAATAAACTTGTCACAAATAAGTTACTCTTTACTGGGTTTATGTTAGTTCTATATATGCTTCCATATACGTATTCCGTATTTAATGGCTTTTCCGCTATGCAATATAGATGGTTTTACTTATTTGCATTTGTAGTTGCGCAAACTGTTGCCTACATTTTAGACTGGATGCTACTTAACAAAAAGAAGGTTAACTCTTTAATAGGTCCTTTGCTAGCAACAGCACTATTTATTTACGCATTCTATAGAAAAGTAAATATAAACGGACAACCGCTAGAAACGATTGATAAAATTTTAATTGGCACTACTGCTTTATCTATTATTACAATATTACTATGGCGCTATTTGTCAAAAGTAGCTTTACAGTGTTTCATTATATTAAATGTACTGGTCAATGTAATATGTATTAATTACGTCTATTCAGATATTGCTCTTAGTAAACACTTTAATCAAGCAGGCGTAACAAAAGAATCATTACATGGGCCAGGTCTCGATAATAAGGATGAAATTGACGCAATTCGTTACATACAAAATCAAGATAAAGATTTTTATAGAATTATCAACCCAAACAATAATTATAAGAATACACCGATGCTGCAAGGTTATCATGGTACAAGTACTTATCAAAGCTTAGTAAATTATCATGTTCATGACTTTATGAAGAATAAGTACAATGTTTTCCAAGGATATGATAGCCCATCTATGTTCTTCCAGTTAGATAAACGACTATTCCTTGAGAACATGCTAGGGGTAAAATATTATGTATTAAGTGAAGGTGCTAATAAAACTGATATTCCGTATGGTTATAAGTATGTACAACAAGTAGGTCCTTACAACATTTACAAAAATGAATATGCCCTACCATTAGGCTATGTATACGAAGCTGGAATAAGTGATGAAGAATTTTCAAAACTTAATTTCGCTGAGAAAGATCAACTTTTATTAGATGCTGTAGTTGTAGATAACGTTGGAAGTCTTCCATTAAAACAATTTAATACAAAACAGCTAGATTCAAAACAAATTAAGATTAATCCAAATAAAATTAAGTGGGAAAATATAGAGAAAGACAAAGATATACTCACTGTTCATGAAAATGGGCGTATAATAGTACCTGTTGATAATAACGATATGTTAGGTGATCTCCTTGTTGAAATTAAGATTAGAAATATAAACAAGGAATCATTTGGGGTTACTGTGAATGACAAATCTATGATAAAAGGTAATGAAGATGGAGCTTATGCTTACCCGTTAGAAAGATTTGTTTATAACTTAGGAAAAGATGCGAAGCCAACCGAGCTAATCATTTCTATCCCTACTCCTGGTCAATACGAGTTGAAAGACTTACAAGTCAACAGTACCAACTATAAAACTGTCCCGAAAAAAGTAAGTACTTTAAAAGAAAATAGCCTACAAAATATTTACTATAAAGGTAACTACTTAAAAGGTAATATTAATTCTACTAAGGATGGATTACTATATTTATCTGTACCGTATAGTAAAGGATGGTCAATAAAGGTTGACGGTAAAGAAACTGAGTTTACGAAGGCTAATTCTGCCTTTATTGGTGTTCCTATTTCCAAAGGGCAACATGTAGTTGAAATGAAATACGTCACACCTTATTTCAAAATGGGTCTCGTTATTTCTATCATTTCATTTATCATTTGTATCTCGCTTCTAGTTCTCGGAGATAAGGATCGATATACAAAATTTAAAAATCGTTTTAAAAAAAGTTAG
- a CDS encoding glycosyltransferase family 2 protein, whose protein sequence is MTLSIVVPCYNEEKVLRAFYSETSLEIHKLTTDYEFVFVNDGSKDKTLEILRDLANSDSNVHYISFSRNFGKEAAMLAGLKYAAGDAVVIMDADLQHPPELIKDMLDGYNNGYDQVIAKRTRTGDSPVRSFVSRLYYKVMNKFVDIELVDGIGDFRLLSRSAVDSLLSLTEYNRFSKGLFSWIGFKEHIIEYENVLRSDGESKWTFSKLLNYGIDGVISFNNKPLRLSIYLGLLTTLLAVLYVITTFIQITVSGVDVPGYFTLISAILFIGGIQLIFLGVIGEYIGRIYYETKRRPHFIVAEKKVSKVKQKA, encoded by the coding sequence ATGACCCTTTCAATAGTAGTACCTTGTTATAATGAGGAGAAGGTACTTCGAGCTTTCTATTCAGAGACTTCTCTTGAAATTCATAAGCTAACTACTGATTATGAATTTGTTTTCGTCAATGATGGAAGTAAAGATAAAACATTAGAGATTCTACGTGACCTAGCCAATTCAGACTCAAATGTGCATTATATATCATTTAGTAGGAACTTTGGAAAAGAAGCTGCCATGCTTGCCGGTCTAAAGTACGCTGCAGGCGACGCTGTGGTTATTATGGATGCTGATCTACAACATCCACCCGAGCTAATAAAAGATATGTTAGACGGCTATAATAACGGCTATGATCAAGTAATTGCAAAACGAACTAGAACAGGTGATTCACCAGTACGCTCTTTCGTTTCTCGCTTATATTATAAAGTCATGAATAAATTCGTTGATATTGAGCTAGTAGATGGCATCGGTGATTTTAGACTTTTAAGTAGAAGTGCAGTCGATTCATTACTATCTCTAACTGAATACAATCGTTTTTCAAAAGGTTTATTTTCTTGGATCGGTTTCAAAGAACACATTATTGAATACGAAAATGTATTACGTTCTGACGGAGAAAGTAAATGGACTTTCTCTAAGTTATTAAATTACGGGATAGATGGTGTAATTTCGTTTAACAATAAACCATTACGATTATCTATATACCTTGGATTATTAACAACCCTTTTAGCTGTTTTATATGTAATCACTACGTTTATTCAAATTACCGTTAGCGGTGTTGATGTACCAGGGTACTTTACATTAATTTCTGCCATATTATTTATCGGTGGTATTCAACTCATTTTCCTAGGAGTTATCGGCGAATACATCGGTCGTATTTATTATGAAACAAAGCGTAGACCACATTTCATAGTAGCAGAAAAAAAAGTTAGTAAAGTAAAACAAAAAGCTTAG
- a CDS encoding ABC-F family ATP-binding cassette domain-containing protein, which produces MIQGTISSWTEDTMSLLTVDKLGHTFGDRTLFKDVSMRLLAGEHVGLVGANGVGKSTFMNIITGQLIHDEGRVEWTPGTNYSYLDQHTILTPGRTIRDVLADAFLPLFEKEKALNEVAEKMGTATPEELEELLEEMAEIQDALEAGGFYLLDIKIEEAARGLGIDAIGLDRDVAALSGGQRTKVLLAKLLLEQPEVLLLDEPTNYLDVEHIHWLTTYLKEYPHAFLLISHDTEFMNKCVDVIFHLEFTKMTRYTATYEKFLELAEINKNQHINAYEKQKEFIKKQEDFIAKNKARYSTTGRAKSRQKQLDRMERIDRPETAIKPEFSFKESRASSRFVFEGEDVEIGYTHPLLPKLTMTIERGEKIAIVGCNGVGKSTLLKTILGKIKPLSGKTSLGDFLEPAYFEQEVKADNITPIDDVWNTFPSMDQHQIRAMLAKCGLKNEHISRPLNQLSGGEQAKVRLCKLMGEESNWILFDEPTNHLDVTAKEELQKALKAYKGTILLVCHEPEFYEGWITKTWNVEEWAEKNN; this is translated from the coding sequence ATGATTCAAGGTACTATTTCAAGTTGGACGGAGGATACTATGAGCTTATTAACAGTCGACAAACTAGGACATACATTTGGTGATCGTACATTATTTAAAGATGTATCTATGCGATTACTAGCAGGTGAGCACGTTGGATTAGTCGGTGCAAACGGTGTAGGTAAATCAACATTTATGAATATTATTACTGGTCAACTTATCCATGATGAGGGCCGTGTAGAATGGACACCTGGTACAAATTACAGTTACTTAGACCAGCATACAATTTTAACACCTGGTCGCACAATTCGTGATGTATTAGCTGACGCATTTTTACCTTTATTTGAAAAAGAAAAAGCTTTAAATGAAGTTGCAGAAAAAATGGGAACTGCAACACCAGAAGAATTAGAGGAACTTCTTGAGGAGATGGCGGAAATACAAGATGCCCTCGAAGCAGGTGGTTTCTATTTATTAGATATTAAAATTGAAGAAGCGGCACGTGGTCTTGGAATTGATGCAATCGGTTTAGACCGTGATGTTGCTGCATTAAGTGGTGGACAACGTACAAAGGTATTACTAGCAAAATTATTACTTGAACAACCAGAAGTATTACTATTAGATGAGCCTACTAACTATTTAGATGTTGAACATATTCATTGGTTAACAACTTATTTAAAGGAATACCCACATGCATTCTTATTAATTTCCCATGATACAGAATTTATGAATAAATGTGTTGATGTTATTTTCCATCTAGAATTTACAAAAATGACGCGTTATACAGCGACATATGAAAAATTCCTAGAACTAGCAGAAATTAATAAAAATCAACATATAAATGCTTATGAAAAACAGAAAGAGTTTATTAAAAAGCAAGAAGACTTTATCGCGAAGAACAAGGCTCGTTATTCAACGACAGGTCGTGCAAAGAGTCGTCAAAAACAACTTGATCGCATGGAGCGTATTGATCGTCCTGAAACAGCAATTAAGCCGGAATTCTCATTTAAGGAATCTCGTGCAAGTAGTCGTTTCGTCTTTGAAGGCGAAGATGTAGAAATCGGATATACACATCCATTATTACCAAAACTAACAATGACAATTGAACGCGGTGAAAAAATTGCCATCGTTGGTTGTAATGGTGTCGGTAAATCAACATTACTAAAAACGATTTTAGGAAAAATTAAACCTTTAAGCGGTAAAACAAGTCTTGGTGACTTCTTAGAGCCTGCATACTTTGAGCAAGAAGTAAAAGCGGATAATATAACACCAATTGATGATGTTTGGAACACATTCCCTAGCATGGACCAACATCAAATTCGTGCAATGTTAGCGAAATGCGGATTAAAAAATGAGCATATCTCTCGCCCGCTAAATCAATTAAGTGGTGGCGAACAAGCAAAAGTTCGTTTATGTAAGCTAATGGGTGAAGAAAGTAACTGGATCCTATTCGATGAGCCAACAAACCATCTTGATGTTACAGCAAAGGAAGAACTTCAAAAAGCTCTGAAAGCATATAAAGGGACAATCCTTCTTGTATGTCACGAACCAGAATTTTATGAAGGCTGGATTACAAAAACTTGGAATGTTGAAGAGTGGGCAGAAAAAAACAACTAA
- a CDS encoding MBOAT family O-acyltransferase: MVFSNLVFLCLFLPAVLLIYYAVRKELQNMVLLFFSLVFYAWGEPIYVFLMLFSIFVNYWFGILLGNSRFTNGQRKILLTFAIVMNTAILGYFKYANFLVDNINSIFHTNIILEKIPLPIGISFFTFHAMSYIIDIYKKKVDAQRNIFDLALYFTVFPQLVAGPIVRYNTISHQLHQRTVDAEKFSEGVRRFIIGLGKKVLIANQLGAIADEIFAMNPSDMSVSLAWMGAIAYTLQIYFDFSGYSDMAIGLGKMFGFDFLENFNYPYISKSISEFWRRWHISLGSWFRDYVYIPLGGNRVTTWKVYRNLFIVWGLTGFWHGASWTFMIWGIYYGILIALEKAGLENLLQKLWSPLQHIYVMFLVIIGWVFFRADNFSYCLEFLKSMFGFNGPLTDINSYFYIMNYWGIFLLAIITAAPVFPWLQKILSTKRFVVLSPVYYLSILVIVLVFLTNATYNPFIYFRF, translated from the coding sequence ATGGTATTTAGTAATCTTGTCTTTTTATGTTTATTTTTACCTGCCGTGCTCTTAATTTATTATGCTGTGCGCAAAGAACTACAAAATATGGTTTTATTATTTTTTAGTTTAGTATTTTATGCTTGGGGCGAACCCATTTATGTTTTCCTAATGCTGTTCTCTATCTTTGTTAACTATTGGTTTGGTATCTTGTTAGGGAATAGTCGCTTCACAAATGGTCAAAGAAAAATATTGTTAACGTTTGCAATTGTAATGAACACCGCTATTTTAGGATATTTTAAATACGCAAACTTTTTGGTCGATAATATCAATTCTATCTTCCATACCAATATTATTCTTGAAAAAATACCTTTACCAATTGGTATTTCATTTTTCACGTTCCATGCAATGAGCTATATTATCGACATTTATAAGAAAAAAGTCGATGCTCAACGAAATATCTTTGATTTAGCTTTATACTTTACTGTATTTCCACAATTAGTAGCAGGACCAATTGTTCGTTATAATACAATTTCTCACCAATTACATCAACGAACTGTTGATGCCGAAAAATTCTCTGAAGGTGTCCGCCGATTTATTATTGGTTTAGGTAAAAAAGTTTTAATCGCTAACCAATTAGGCGCTATAGCCGATGAGATTTTCGCAATGAACCCTTCTGATATGAGTGTATCATTAGCTTGGATGGGGGCCATTGCCTATACACTACAAATTTACTTTGATTTTTCTGGATATAGTGACATGGCAATTGGGTTAGGAAAGATGTTTGGATTTGATTTTCTAGAAAACTTTAATTATCCATATATTTCAAAATCCATTTCTGAATTTTGGCGTCGTTGGCATATTTCACTCGGTTCTTGGTTCCGTGATTATGTCTATATTCCACTTGGAGGAAATCGGGTTACAACTTGGAAAGTTTATCGTAACCTCTTCATCGTATGGGGATTAACCGGTTTTTGGCATGGTGCCAGTTGGACCTTTATGATTTGGGGTATTTATTATGGAATACTAATTGCACTTGAAAAAGCGGGACTTGAAAATCTACTTCAAAAATTATGGAGTCCTCTCCAACATATTTACGTTATGTTTTTAGTTATTATTGGATGGGTATTCTTCCGTGCAGATAATTTTAGTTATTGCCTTGAATTTCTAAAATCCATGTTCGGATTTAACGGTCCGTTAACAGATATTAACAGTTATTTCTATATAATGAATTATTGGGGTATTTTCTTATTAGCTATTATTACTGCAGCGCCCGTATTCCCATGGTTACAAAAAATATTATCAACAAAAAGATTTGTCGTTTTATCGCCAGTATATTATTTAAGTATTTTAGTCATTGTTTTAGTATTCCTAACAAATGCAACTTATAATCCATTTATTTATTTCCGTTTTTAA